Within Marmota flaviventris isolate mMarFla1 chromosome 13, mMarFla1.hap1, whole genome shotgun sequence, the genomic segment CGCCTCCTGGAACCTCCACAAGGGGCCTTATCTGGGAACAGGTCTTTGAAGATAGCATTAGTTAAGGATCTGGAGATCATCCTGAAGATAGGGTGGGCCCTAAATCCAACAATGTCCTCATAAGAAGGgggcagccaggtgcagtggctcaagcctgtaatctcagcagctcaggaggctgaggcaagaggatcacaaattcaaggccagcctcagcaacttagcaaggtcctatgcAACTTAAAAATATCCtgtctcggggctggggatgtggctcaagtggtagtgcgctcgcctggcatgcgtgcagcccgggttcgatcctcagcaccacatacaaacaaagatgttgtgtccgctgataactaaaaaataaatattaaaattctctctctctctctctctctctctctctctctctctctctctctctctctctctttaaaataaaaagtaatatttcaaaaaaaaaatatcctgtctcaaaataaaaagggccagggagtGATTCagggattaagtgcccctggattcaaatcccagtgttggaggggaaaaaaaaaggagtagaaGCAAGTCGAAGAGGaataagaggaggaagaagaaggaagaggagaaggaaatctCAACCAGCAATGCCCAGGATTACAGGAGCCACAGGAAGGGGCAGCAGGTGGGCAGGCTCCCCTCAAGCCTCCAGAGGGCCCACCCCATGGACACCTTGACCCTGGCCTCCAGGACTGGAGCTTGTCCTGTTTAAGCCGCCACGTGGGTGCTGTCTCGGCAGCCCCCGCAGTCAGGACAGGCTCCCTGAGGGGACCCTGAGGCCTGAGGCCCGGGACTCCCCAGGCAGAAGTGGGTGAGGATCTACACAGCAGGTCTCAGGGGTGAGAGGAAGCGAGGACCAGGGTCAGCCGGTGGAGGGCCTGGAGAACTCAccctgtcccctgcctgggcagggctgggatggGACTCCGGGGTCGCCAAGGTGCTCCCCTGAGGTGGGGAGCAAGCATCTGCAGGAGCAAGCAGTCCAAGAGGTGGAGATGGGAAGGCTGCCCTCCTTCCACATCCTACCTGGCCCCCAGCCCCCCAACAGGGGGCCAGAAGACCCTCCCTACCTCTCCTTGCACCTGTTGGGGGAAGAAGGGGCTGTGGGGCAGAAGGGGCTGGAAGGGCTGCCACACAGCATAGCAGAGAAGACCACCTGCTGCCCACCCCAGGGCTCAGGGCTGGGCACTGGGGTGAGGCTTGGCCAGGGTACCTGACTTGGGCAGCATGACCATCATGTCATCCTGGAGCCCCACTGTGGGGTAGAAGTCCTGGAAGGCCTTCAGAGCCTGGGGGCTGGCATCCTGAGTCCGACCTGAGGCACAGAGGGGTAGCTGTGAACCCAGCAGCTCCCAGGGCCGAGGCAGGCGACACCTGCCTCACTCCACTTCTTTGAGAGCAGACAGCAAGGTTGCCACCCTAGGTGGGGCGGGGAGGCTGACCAGGGAAGGTGGGCCCTCACCTGGAGAGGGGCACATGTTGTGTCTGCCCTCGGGGACCTCTCCAGCCAGCCCCCTCCCCATCCTAAGTGCTGTTGGTCCCCCCGCCCCCTGGTCCTTGCCGGGTCCAGGCTGTGATTAGTGGGGGGCTGAAGCAGAAGGGGTGGGCCTGGGTCAGGGTGGGTGGGGCCAGCCCTGGGCTGGCCTGAAAGGGCAGGTGGGAGGGGGCTCACTGTAGAGCTGCACCATGGTGCTGAGAGCCCCCTCCAGCTCCTTGTAGATGTAGACCACCGCAAAGGAGCCATAGTCCGTGTCCGCCACACGCACATCCAGGTAGCCCAAGGCTGTGGAGAAGGTGCACATGGCCATAgaagcagggcagggctgggcgaCAACTCCCCCTGACCAGCCCACCCTGCTGCCCTAAGACCCAGCAGGTATCCTGGCCAAGCCCCACCTCAGCCGTCCTggagggggcggggcaggggggcCTCAGTGCAAAGACAATCTGCATCACCCCTGGGGAGCAATCCCAGTGCCCCCAGGACATACCTGGAACTCTGAAGTGGCCCTCGGAGCCCATCTTCAGGAACGTGGCATCCACCTGGGCACAGCCGTCAGCCCTGGGTGCATAGATGGTCACTACCTGCCAGGCACCCTTGGGTCCTCCCTAGCCCAGCCCACCCCAGGCTCACCGTGGGAATTCCATGTGGACGTTGAGACAGCCCCCCTTGGTGGCATTGATGTCCTTGGTGGACATCAGCAGATGATCCTTCTTGCCCAAGAACACCTTGCAGTCAGACACCATGGAGACAACATACCAGAGGCCCGAGAACTGCAGGACAGCTCAGTGACCAGCAGGCCTGACAGCAGCAGCCATACTGCCTTGCCCAGGGAGCAGGGAGACAAATGAAAGGCCAGAGAAGCAGGGACCTGCCTGAAGGTGGACAAGAGCTCTTGCTGCCCCCTTATGAGATGGGCCTGCAAAGGCCCTCAGCCCAGGGTTGTTTCCGGATTAGAGGGAAGGTGGGTCTGAAGCATGCCCTAGGCGGACCCACAACTGGCCCCCCCGCGGCAGCTTCTATTCTCACTGGTGATGTTTCCAGGGGGatcagcccccaccccacccaggcaCACCCAGAGGAGACCCAATACCTTTTTGGCATCGAAGTCAGGTTGAACTAGGACCTCGGCCAGAGTTGCGGACACCCAGAGCAGCAGAACCCAGCTCAGCAGAACCAGCCTCATCCTCAGGCCTGACCTCCAGCCCTGGCCCCCAGTCCCCAAGCCCCAGAAACCCTGGCTTTATACCCTAGCCCAGACCTGGGCTCAGGAAGGGGCAGATGGGGAGTGAGCGGAAGGCTCTATGAAATGCCAGCCCTCTTTGTCCATTGTTGGGCACAATCACTTGGCTGTCCCCTCGGCCCCAGGGTCACTTCCTGCAGGGCTCCAGACATCCAGGCTCTCGCCTGACACACCAGCTGAGGATTTGTCCCCAAGCCTGCCAGGCACGTCACTACCCCATGGCCCCCCATAGCTGGCCACCCAGCCATGGCAGAGCTATCATGGCTTCCAGCCTCACACCCAAGCACCTCTGTCCACCCCCAGCCTGGCTGGGAGTTTGGGGGGCTGCTGGGAAGCATGAGGCCTGGGTCTGCTGGGGCCAGCCGGCTCCCATCTAGGCTTCCGGGCACCCAGCAGACCTTTCTCCCTCTCA encodes:
- the Lcn15 gene encoding lipocalin-15, which produces MRLVLLSWVLLLWVSATLAEVLVQPDFDAKKFSGLWYVVSMVSDCKVFLGKKDHLLMSTKDINATKGGCLNVHMEFPRADGCAQVDATFLKMGSEGHFRVPALGYLDVRVADTDYGSFAVVYIYKELEGALSTMVQLYSRTQDASPQALKAFQDFYPTVGLQDDMMVMLPKSAPSSPNRCKERAGSREPGALMQEGFGEASSDQVPENGHTLLKLLKDWAPT